The region ggaGGTTTACATAATCTTTTAATgactaatttttattaaataaaatacttgaattttttttaaaataaaatattttatatttattaaacaaaattaaccaagaaaacttttaaaaaactacacagataacattttaatatacatttaacaaaatataaataaaataaattatttaaattcgaACATGAAAGTCCATCATTTTAGAAGATATCGCTTTTGTCTTCTTATCCATGCAAAGGGATATTTTTATTAGTCTTTATCTTCTTATCCAGACAAGTCCGAGTATTTTTGCCTCTCTTCACCTctgtttttattgaataaatacttgtttatttttgtttttatattttaaaaatatttaaaaaaatttaaaaaaatttatttttttgattttaaatttattttttttaatattttcatatcatatcaaaaataatttttaaaaaataaaaaaaaatattattttaatatattttcaaataaaaaacattttaaaaaacaatcacagtCACActctcaaaaaattataaaagactcatttttttctattcaaataaataaaaatatctataaagataaattacaataatcatctatataaattaaacttcCTCGAATTAAGAATAATATGATCTGCGTCTTATTCAAATCTGAAACATTAATTCGAATCTCAAGAATTTCACTTCAGCATATTAGTGGCAGTAAGAAGTTTTACAATtcagtagttttttttcttttcttttttaaatatccaaaccatttatttaaaattcaatagtTTGGATTTTCCTAACCATCCAGATATCTCCGGCGACAGGGACCAGCAACGAAACTTTAGCCGCCAGGATTTCGTGGGTATCGAGGTGGCCCGACAACGTACGCATCGAATCAGAGAGCATGTGACAAGACATTAAATAAAGGTACAAtcacagggtttttttttccagcacggtaaaaaaaaagtgacgcactgtaaaaacaaatacttgggatataatatattttgatgagcTTCAAATGACATATGCTAATTAACTTAGATCTCCTaaagttaattattatatttctgCTCGtgtgagtatatatatatatacatcggATGTTTAGAGAGTGAGGTGATAATATGCTACACAATGTTACTAAGACGTCACTTTCTGTTGgttctaaataataataataaaataaaatttattttaataaatttattatttatataaatagttagGATTGAAGATGTTATTTGGACCATTgtgttttaagaagaaaaaaaactgattatttaatttgcgcaagttatttttttttgggtagggATTTAGAGAGCGTTTGGAAACGCGATACAAACcgtgttctcaaaaaatttaattttttttgttaaaatttaatatgatttgtatgttttggatcgttttgatgtactgatgtcaaaataatttttaaaaaataaaaaaatatcattaacatgcatttcaacacaaaaaattatttaaaaaataccaaacatattcttaataattgaagaaattgtctCTCAAAATATCTCTTCAATCGAGTCGTAAATATTACATGAAACTTAAGTATCGTGGATGTTATATGCAATTTATGTGTCATGATGCTTAGGTTGCAAATACTGAATATAACACGACTGGAGAGCGACTTGATTAAATatgcttataattttaaaaaaattaggttatattatttttttattttttattgtgccAAGTTACCAGAAAACTATGTAAGCATTGGTATTCATGGAAAACAGGAAGACCAATACAAAGCCATGAAGTTTAGAGAGCTGCAAAAGCAAGCAAAGAACGAAGGCTCCCAGTGAAATGTTTACTACGTAAAACCATACATGTAAGACCCATGTCTGATAAACTAATTAATCtggtaatttattaatttaaaatttgatttgatgaaattagtcaaatgattttattttaaaaaaataaaacctttttaaatatttattttttccaaacaaaACCTGACATCAttatataagtgtttttttttaaaaaaacttggatcTACTTAATTTGATCCACGAACAATTCTAAATCAAATCTTATAACTACCCATAAAACAACCTTAAATAAGCTAATTTTCCTTTCACCGATAACGTGGCTTAGGATTATTGGGCTGTAATTATCCTGCAGATAAATTCGCTGTCACTTGACAGATTTGTTCATAATCTAAGGATTAAagattgaaagcaaaagacatatCCACCGCCAGAGCCACAGCCACGAAGCGGGGTGGAGGCAAAAAGAGAGAAGGCAACGGGAAAGCGCTGGAGTGAGAAGAACGGGCTCATAGCTGATGAGGTGGGGTCCGTTTTCTCTTATCTTCCACCACCTTGCCCCCACCATAGgcttattttattaacaaataagGGGAGGGCACGGAGTAAGAGACAAGGAAATCTTTCTAAAGAGGCAGCGAATATGCCTAGTAGACGGTGGAGAAACACTTCGCTCCTCCACCATCAATTTTTAAAGTACTATttccaagttaaaaaaaatccattacaTAAATTTCCATTTATGTGCAGACATTTCCCACTAATTATTATAGCTCTCAACATCAAGGAaccataaattaaaagtatacAACCCATCTTAGATTAAATCATGATCAAGAAGGCATCATATCGTGTTGAGGAACCATTGGAGGACTATCCACCAAAACTTTCGTATGATTTAAATCCTTACCAAGACAACAAACCTATGACTAGAACTAGTTTGGTGGAAACATTAGGATATACCCACTTGTAAGATTAAATCCTTTGGACGGTCGCCAAGATTTTAAAGGTGGGATATTTCCAAGTACTTGGCCTTGTTTTTTTGTAGGAATATCACGATTATAAGCGGCTACACATTATGCTGTTAATGTAGATAGTTTTACGTTAGCAACTAATTCCCTTGATGTGGTGATTGATtgacatgttatttttataaatataatgattaatatatcaacattttaattattataactaTTTCATCCATGCATGTGTGATATTCCTATGATATTACGATACTCTATATCCTATCCTTGATAATTAAtgatgtaataaaaaacaacataaaaaaatattaattagaaattttattaattttctttttaatttaatttgcaactctttaaataaatcaaaaatcaatataagaaaattaagataagaaaattaaaattaagttaaaacataaagataaaaagaaaaatattgaaaacctTTGGAATCTCGACCAATCACAACTAGCCAACTCTTTTTTAAATTGGGCCTATAGAAGTCACTTCTCTGATTAATCTTCACCCACCCATTCCATAACAAACTTGTTAAGGTTTTGTGCATCATTCACCACAGTTGACCGTTCAAGGCTATGAAACTTTCTACAGTCGTCTGCATCAATTACCCAtaatacaagtaaaaaaatatctaaataaaaaaacccatcatgATTCCATGATCTGAAAAGAATTTTGCCATTTGATATTATTACAGCACAGAACAACCAACACCAGGCGAAGCACCATAGCTTTACTTTGCCTTTAGCGATTAAAAAAAGTCCACGCTTTGCCAGTATAGATTCATTAAAAACTGGAGGACCCCCCAAATTCTCGCTCTGAAGACAACCACTACCCTGCCTTCGCTCAGATTTTCCATCACAGGCCATTTTTAGTTTCCTCTCTCCCTTCACTTTTCCTCTCCCTCTAGCTCTTGCATGGAATAGTAGAAGTGTTATTATTACCATAATCCTGTCTCTGATCACAAGAAGAAACCGAACATGATGCCTCGCAGTTGCTCACAGTGCGGAAACAACGGCCACAACTCGCGCACATGCGGGGAGAGTCCAGCTGGTGGGGATCAGAGTAGTTCTACTGGTATTATGCTGTTTGGTGTGAGAGTCACTGAAGTAGCTGCTTCTTTTCGAAAAAGTTATAGCATGAACAATCTCTCGCAGTATGATGACCAGCCTCACGAGGAACCCAACGCCGATGTAGCCGCCGGTTATGAATCCGACGACGTCGTTCACGCCTCTGGCAGAAGCCGCGAGCGCAAAAGAGGTACGCACGTAGATATATAGATTAACTAGCTCTGCTAGATCTTGGATCGATCGTCATCAGGTCTTCTTACGGCTACAACCATAcaggtttttcttcttctaggcAGGGGGATTCAACTAGAATATGTGATAATTGGATTTTACGTGTGTTAATTTACAGGGGTTCCATGGACAGAGGAAGAACACAAACTTTTCTTGTTGGGGTTGCAGAAAGTAGGGAAAGGAGATTGGAGAGGGATTTCAAGAAACTTTGTCAAGACACGAACCCCTACGCAGGTGGCTAGTCATGCTCAAAAGTACTTCCTCCGCAGAAATAACCAGAATCGCCGACGACGGAGATCTAGTCTCTTTGATATTACCACTGATACAGTAAGCTATAATCTCAACTCCACTTAGAACTGGTTCTTTGTACCAAGAAAAATCTTGtacaaaaaaattgttcaaaaacttaatttattaatttggttttttttaaacgATTCTTCTCtccatcaatttaaaaaagggaaagaacaaaattaaagacTTTGATTTTATTCTATCTGCTGGTGATACATTTTTTAGACTTTATAcaatattacaattaatttatcttttggATTTACAGTTCATGGGTTCATCAATGGAAGAAGATCAAGTACACCAAGAAACTGCAACTCCAGCATTGCCACAGCTACAGCTACAGCCACGGCCATGTTTGAACAACAATAGGCCTGGAGGGTTTCCTATGTCAACTTTTCCTGTAACTGGAATTAGTCCTGTAACTTCACCGGTCAGTGGTGACAACCCACTGGAGAAGCTCACATCAGGACAGACAaacgtaaataaaaaatcatccaagCTTGTTCGTCCAGTAC is a window of Populus nigra chromosome 10, ddPopNigr1.1, whole genome shotgun sequence DNA encoding:
- the LOC133704161 gene encoding transcription factor MYB1R1, whose protein sequence is MMPRSCSQCGNNGHNSRTCGESPAGGDQSSSTGIMLFGVRVTEVAASFRKSYSMNNLSQYDDQPHEEPNADVAAGYESDDVVHASGRSRERKRGVPWTEEEHKLFLLGLQKVGKGDWRGISRNFVKTRTPTQVASHAQKYFLRRNNQNRRRRRSSLFDITTDTFMGSSMEEDQVHQETATPALPQLQLQPRPCLNNNRPGGFPMSTFPVTGISPVTSPVSGDNPLEKLTSGQTNVNKKSSKLVRPVPIVPIPPSSKMAGLNLNQKSPEDQFPALSLKLSTPSSEEQQQSPPASTHSSTFQAISSSDSIISVA